The proteins below are encoded in one region of Mycobacterium pseudokansasii:
- the dmpG gene encoding 4-hydroxy-2-oxovalerate aldolase, with protein sequence MTDIWDVRITDTSLRDGSHHKRHQFTKEEVGAIVAALDAAGVPVIEVTHGDGLGGSSFNYGFSKTPEQELIKLAAETAKEARIAFLMLPGVGTKDDIKEAQDNGGSICRIATHCTEADVSIQHFGLARELGLETVGFLMMAHTISPEKLAAQARIMADAGCQCVYVVDSAGALVLDGVADRVSALVAELGEDAQVGFHGHENLGLGVANSVEAVRAGAKQIDGSVRRFGAGAGNAPVEALIGVFDKIGVKTGIDFFDIADAAEDVVRPAMPAECLLDRNALIMGYSGVYSSFLKHAVRQSERYGVPASALLYRAGQRKLIGGQEDQLIDIALEIKREQESGEVVTH encoded by the coding sequence ATGACCGACATTTGGGACGTTCGCATCACGGACACCTCGCTGCGCGACGGCTCCCACCACAAGCGTCACCAATTCACCAAAGAAGAGGTCGGTGCCATCGTGGCGGCGCTGGACGCCGCCGGCGTACCGGTGATCGAGGTGACCCACGGGGACGGGCTGGGCGGATCGTCGTTCAATTACGGCTTTTCCAAAACTCCCGAGCAGGAATTGATCAAGCTGGCGGCCGAGACGGCCAAAGAGGCGCGGATCGCGTTCTTGATGTTGCCCGGGGTGGGCACCAAGGACGACATCAAAGAGGCGCAGGACAATGGCGGGTCGATCTGCCGGATCGCCACTCATTGCACCGAGGCCGACGTGTCCATTCAGCATTTCGGGCTGGCGCGCGAGTTGGGGCTGGAAACCGTCGGTTTTCTGATGATGGCCCACACCATTTCGCCGGAGAAGCTGGCCGCCCAGGCCCGCATCATGGCCGACGCCGGCTGCCAGTGCGTCTACGTCGTCGACTCGGCCGGGGCCCTGGTGCTCGACGGGGTGGCCGACAGGGTGTCGGCCCTGGTCGCCGAGCTCGGCGAGGACGCCCAGGTGGGTTTCCACGGCCACGAAAACCTCGGCCTGGGGGTGGCTAACTCCGTGGAGGCGGTGCGCGCGGGCGCCAAGCAGATCGACGGCAGCGTGCGGCGTTTCGGCGCCGGCGCGGGCAACGCCCCGGTCGAGGCGCTGATCGGGGTGTTCGACAAGATCGGGGTGAAAACCGGCATCGACTTCTTTGATATCGCCGACGCCGCCGAAGACGTGGTGCGCCCGGCTATGCCCGCCGAATGTCTGCTGGACCGCAACGCGCTCATCATGGGCTACTCGGGGGTCTACTCGAGCTTCCTCAAGCACGCCGTCCGTCAATCCGAGCGCTATGGTGTGCCGGCGTCGGCGCTGCTGTATCGAGCGGGTCAGCGCAAGCTGATCGGCGGGCAGGAAGACCAGCTGATCGATATCGCTTTGGAAATCAAGCGCGAACAAGAAAGCGGCGAAGTCGTTACGCATTAA
- a CDS encoding acetaldehyde dehydrogenase (acetylating), whose product MPSKASVAIVGSGNISTDLLYKLLRSEWLEPRWMVGIDPVSEGLARARKLGLETTHEGVDWLLAQPEKPDLVFEATSAYVHKAAAPKYAEAGIRAIDLTPAAVGPAVIPPANLREHLDAPNVNMITCGGQATIPIVYAVSRVVTVPYAEIVASVASVSAGPGTRANIDEFTKTTSRGVQTIGGAARGKAIIILNPADPPMIMRDTIFCAIPEDADRDAIAKSIHDVVAEVQTYVPGYRLLNEPQFDEPSLNSGGQAVVTTFVEVEGAGDYLPPYAGNLDIMTAAATKVGEEIAKEMLSVTGGTR is encoded by the coding sequence ATGCCGTCCAAGGCAAGTGTCGCGATCGTCGGGTCGGGAAACATCAGCACCGACTTGCTCTACAAACTACTGCGGTCGGAGTGGCTGGAACCGCGCTGGATGGTGGGCATCGACCCGGTGAGCGAGGGCCTGGCCCGCGCCCGCAAGCTGGGGCTGGAGACCACTCACGAAGGGGTCGACTGGCTGCTGGCGCAGCCCGAAAAACCGGACCTGGTGTTCGAGGCCACCAGTGCCTACGTGCACAAGGCCGCCGCACCGAAGTACGCCGAGGCCGGAATCCGGGCGATCGACCTGACGCCGGCAGCGGTGGGCCCGGCGGTGATCCCGCCGGCCAACCTGCGCGAGCATCTGGACGCCCCGAACGTCAACATGATCACCTGTGGGGGGCAGGCGACGATTCCGATCGTGTACGCGGTGTCGCGGGTCGTGACGGTGCCATATGCGGAAATTGTGGCGTCGGTGGCTTCGGTGTCGGCGGGACCGGGCACCCGGGCCAACATCGACGAGTTCACCAAGACCACCTCACGCGGTGTGCAGACCATCGGCGGGGCCGCGCGCGGCAAGGCGATCATCATTTTGAATCCGGCCGATCCGCCGATGATCATGCGCGACACCATCTTCTGCGCCATCCCCGAGGACGCCGACCGGGACGCGATCGCGAAATCCATCCACGACGTGGTGGCCGAGGTGCAGACCTACGTGCCGGGCTACCGGCTGCTCAACGAGCCGCAGTTCGACGAGCCCTCGCTCAACTCGGGCGGCCAGGCGGTGGTCACCACGTTCGTCGAGGTGGAGGGCGCCGGAGACTATCTGCCGCCGTACGCCGGCAACCTCGACATCATGACCGCGGCGGCCACCAAGGTGGGCGAGGAGATCGCCAAAGAGATGCTGTCGGTGACGGGAGGCACGCGATGA
- a CDS encoding 2-keto-4-pentenoate hydratase codes for MLTVATRDELAADLAQAERSREPIAPLTAAHPDMDVVDAYEIQLINIRQRVAEGARVLGHKVGLSSKAMQQMMGVDEPDYGHLLDEMQVFEDTPVKAARYLYPRVEVEVGFILSADLPGADCTEDDVLAATEALVPAIELIDTRITDWKIALCDTIADNASSAGFVLGAARVSPADIDVKAVEATLIRNGEVVAAGRSDAVLGNPVTAVAWLARKVDSFGVRLRQGDIVLPGSCTRAIDAQAGDEFVAEFAGLGSVRLSFE; via the coding sequence ATGCTCACTGTTGCGACCCGCGACGAGCTGGCCGCCGACTTGGCGCAAGCTGAGCGCAGCCGTGAGCCGATCGCTCCGCTGACCGCCGCCCACCCCGACATGGACGTGGTCGACGCCTACGAGATCCAGCTGATCAACATTCGCCAGCGGGTCGCCGAGGGCGCCCGGGTGCTGGGCCACAAAGTGGGGCTGTCGAGCAAAGCCATGCAGCAGATGATGGGTGTCGATGAGCCCGACTACGGGCATCTGCTGGACGAGATGCAGGTGTTCGAGGACACGCCGGTCAAGGCAGCCAGGTATCTGTATCCGCGGGTCGAGGTCGAGGTGGGTTTCATCTTGTCGGCGGACCTGCCGGGCGCGGACTGCACCGAGGACGACGTGCTGGCGGCGACCGAGGCCCTGGTGCCGGCGATCGAGTTGATCGACACCAGGATCACCGACTGGAAGATCGCGCTGTGCGACACGATTGCCGACAACGCGTCGTCGGCGGGCTTCGTGCTGGGCGCGGCGCGGGTGTCGCCCGCCGATATCGACGTCAAGGCCGTCGAAGCGACGCTGATCCGCAACGGTGAGGTGGTCGCTGCGGGCCGAAGCGATGCGGTGCTGGGCAATCCGGTCACCGCCGTGGCCTGGTTGGCTCGCAAGGTGGACAGTTTCGGGGTCCGGTTGCGGCAAGGCGACATCGTGTTGCCCGGATCGTGCACGCGCGCCATCGACGCCCAGGCCGGCGACGAATTCGTCGCCGAGTTCGCCGGGCTGGGCTCGGTCCGGTTGTCGTTCGAATAG
- the kstD gene encoding 3-oxosteroid 1-dehydrogenase, which yields MTAQDYDVVVVGSGGAGMVAALTAAHRGLSTVVIEKAAHYGGSTARSGGGVWIPNNEVLRRARVRDTPEAASTYLHGIIGDVVEPERIDAYLEHGPEMLSFVLTHTPLKMCWVPGYSDYYPEAPGGRPDGRSIEPKPFNARRLGPDEAALEPPYGKVPLNVVVMQQDYVRLNQLKRHPRGVVRSLKVGARTMWAKATGKNLVGMGRALIGPLRIGLRQAAVPVLLNTALTDLYVEDGVVRGIYVRDADASESAEPRLIRARRGVILACGGFEHNEQMRVKYQRAPISTDWTVGAKANTGDGIVAGEKLGAALDLMDDAWWGPTVPLVGKPWFALSERNSPGSIIVNMSGNRFMNESMPYVEACHHMYGGKYGQGSGPGENIPAWLVFDQQYRDRYIFAGLQPGQRIPRKWLDSGVIIQADTLEELATRAGFPVDQFIATVQRFNGFARSGVDTDYHRGESAYDRYYGDPTNKPNPNLGEIRHAPYYAAKMVPGDLGTKGGIRTDVHGRALRDDGSIIDGLYAAGNVSAPVMGHTYPGPGGTIGPAMTFGYLAALHIAGER from the coding sequence ATGACAGCACAGGACTACGACGTCGTCGTGGTCGGGAGCGGTGGCGCCGGCATGGTGGCAGCGCTGACCGCCGCGCACCGCGGACTCTCGACAGTAGTCATCGAGAAGGCTGCGCACTACGGCGGGTCGACCGCGCGCTCGGGTGGGGGCGTCTGGATTCCCAACAACGAGGTGCTCAGGCGCGCCCGCGTTCGCGATACCCCCGAAGCGGCCAGCACCTATCTGCACGGCATCATCGGCGATGTCGTTGAGCCGGAGCGCATCGACGCCTACCTCGAGCACGGGCCCGAGATGCTGTCGTTCGTGCTGACGCACACACCGCTGAAGATGTGCTGGGTGCCGGGCTATTCCGACTATTACCCCGAGGCGCCCGGTGGCCGCCCGGACGGCCGCTCGATCGAGCCGAAGCCTTTCAATGCCCGCAGGCTCGGCCCCGACGAAGCCGCGCTCGAACCTCCTTACGGCAAGGTGCCGCTCAATGTGGTTGTTATGCAACAGGATTACGTGCGCCTTAACCAGCTGAAGCGCCACCCGCGCGGTGTGGTGCGCAGCTTGAAGGTCGGCGCCCGCACCATGTGGGCCAAGGCCACCGGCAAAAACCTGGTCGGCATGGGCCGGGCACTGATAGGCCCGCTGCGGATCGGGCTGCGGCAGGCCGCGGTTCCGGTACTGCTCAACACCGCGCTCACCGACCTCTACGTCGAGGACGGCGTGGTCCGCGGCATCTATGTCCGCGACGCCGACGCCTCCGAATCAGCTGAGCCGCGGCTGATCCGGGCCCGCCGCGGAGTGATCCTGGCTTGCGGCGGTTTCGAGCACAACGAGCAGATGCGGGTGAAATATCAGCGCGCGCCCATCAGCACGGACTGGACCGTCGGCGCCAAGGCCAACACCGGTGACGGTATCGTTGCCGGCGAAAAGCTCGGTGCCGCCTTGGATCTGATGGACGACGCGTGGTGGGGACCGACGGTGCCGCTGGTGGGTAAGCCATGGTTCGCGTTATCGGAGCGCAACTCGCCGGGCTCCATCATCGTCAACATGTCCGGCAACCGCTTCATGAACGAATCGATGCCCTACGTCGAGGCCTGCCACCACATGTACGGCGGCAAGTACGGACAGGGTTCCGGACCGGGCGAGAACATTCCCGCCTGGCTCGTGTTCGATCAGCAGTACCGGGACCGCTACATCTTTGCCGGACTGCAACCGGGCCAACGTATTCCGCGTAAGTGGCTGGATTCCGGCGTGATCATCCAGGCCGACACGCTGGAAGAGCTGGCCACCAGGGCCGGCTTCCCGGTTGACCAATTCATTGCCACGGTACAGCGGTTCAACGGCTTTGCCCGGTCCGGCGTCGACACGGACTACCACCGCGGGGAAAGCGCCTACGACCGCTACTACGGTGACCCGACCAACAAGCCGAATCCAAACTTGGGCGAGATCCGGCACGCGCCCTACTACGCCGCCAAGATGGTTCCCGGAGACCTGGGCACCAAGGGCGGTATCCGCACCGACGTCCACGGCCGGGCGCTCCGCGACGACGGCAGCATCATCGATGGTCTATATGCCGCAGGCAATGTCAGCGCGCCGGTGATGGGGCACACCTACCCCGGCCCGGGCGGTACCATCGGGCCGGCGATGACCTTCGGCTACCTGGCCGCCCTGCATATCGCGGGAGAGCGCTAA
- a CDS encoding MaoC/PaaZ C-terminal domain-containing protein: MPIDVELALNTELDPVEFTWASSDVQLYQLALGAGSDPMDPRELRYLVDDTPQVLPTFATVAATFHATKPPTVRFPGIDIELSKVLHASERVEVPGPLPPSGSARAVTRFTDIWDKGKAAVIWSETRVTTPDGELLWTQKRSIYARGEGGFGGDRGPSTSDTPPERAPDLQVAIPVLPQQALLYRLCGDRNPLHSDPEFAAAAGFPAPILHGLCTYGMACKAITDALLDADATAVAAYGARFAGVAYPGETLQVNMWKEQGRIVGGVVAPSRDNAVVLSGIELVPRR; the protein is encoded by the coding sequence ATGCCGATCGACGTCGAACTCGCACTGAATACCGAACTGGATCCGGTCGAATTCACTTGGGCCAGTAGCGACGTTCAGCTCTACCAACTGGCGCTGGGTGCCGGATCGGACCCGATGGACCCGCGCGAACTGCGTTACCTGGTCGACGACACCCCGCAGGTGCTGCCGACGTTCGCCACGGTGGCCGCCACCTTCCACGCCACCAAACCGCCCACCGTCCGGTTTCCCGGCATCGATATCGAACTGAGCAAGGTACTGCATGCCAGCGAACGGGTCGAAGTGCCTGGGCCGCTGCCGCCGTCGGGCTCCGCCCGGGCCGTCACCCGGTTCACCGATATCTGGGACAAGGGCAAGGCCGCGGTGATCTGGAGCGAGACGAGGGTGACCACACCCGACGGCGAACTGCTGTGGACGCAGAAACGGTCGATATACGCCCGCGGCGAGGGCGGATTCGGCGGCGACCGCGGCCCGTCAACCTCGGACACCCCGCCGGAGCGGGCACCCGATCTACAGGTCGCGATCCCGGTGCTGCCGCAGCAGGCGCTGCTCTACCGGCTGTGCGGAGACCGCAATCCACTGCACTCCGACCCCGAGTTCGCCGCTGCCGCGGGCTTTCCTGCGCCGATCCTGCACGGGCTGTGCACCTACGGCATGGCCTGCAAGGCCATCACCGATGCACTGCTCGACGCGGACGCCACGGCAGTGGCCGCCTACGGCGCCCGCTTCGCGGGCGTCGCGTACCCCGGCGAGACGCTGCAGGTCAACATGTGGAAAGAGCAGGGCCGCATCGTTGGCGGCGTTGTCGCGCCGTCGCGCGACAACGCCGTTGTGCTCAGCGGTATCGAGCTGGTGCCGCGACGCTGA
- a CDS encoding CopG family transcriptional regulator has translation MRTTVTLDPDVVAALQRVARERGLSFKAVLNDAVRRGLSGEPTRRRYRTPSRDLGLRAGVDIDKALALAAGDEDAEILRKLALRK, from the coding sequence ATGCGTACCACCGTGACGCTGGATCCTGATGTCGTCGCTGCGCTACAGCGTGTGGCCCGTGAGCGGGGCTTGTCGTTCAAGGCAGTGCTGAACGACGCGGTGCGGCGGGGATTGAGTGGTGAACCCACCCGTCGGCGCTATCGCACGCCGAGTCGCGACCTTGGACTGCGGGCGGGAGTCGACATCGACAAAGCGTTGGCGTTGGCCGCGGGGGACGAGGACGCGGAGATCTTGCGTAAGCTTGCGCTTCGCAAATGA
- a CDS encoding type II toxin-antitoxin system VapC family toxin: MKLLDLNILIYAIDQSSARHEAAREWLDDTLSDSATVAFAWHVLVGFVRLSTRAAIFERPLAVDESFDVVDGWLAQPCVTVVHPTDRHTVVLRGLLTPLGTAGNLTSDAHLAALAIEHGAELCSTDVDFSRFSGVRWTDPIQT, from the coding sequence ATGAAACTGCTCGACCTCAACATCCTCATCTATGCGATCGACCAGTCGTCGGCTCGTCACGAGGCGGCACGCGAGTGGCTGGATGACACGTTGTCGGATTCGGCCACCGTCGCTTTCGCCTGGCACGTCCTGGTCGGTTTCGTCCGGTTATCCACGCGCGCAGCGATATTTGAGCGGCCCTTGGCCGTCGACGAGTCCTTCGACGTCGTTGATGGATGGTTGGCCCAACCCTGTGTCACGGTCGTACATCCCACGGATCGCCACACAGTCGTCCTTCGCGGTTTGCTTACTCCGCTTGGCACGGCGGGAAATCTGACCAGCGACGCGCATCTGGCCGCTTTGGCTATCGAGCACGGCGCCGAACTGTGTTCCACCGATGTCGACTTCAGTCGCTTCTCCGGTGTGCGGTGGACCGATCCGATACAAACCTAG
- a CDS encoding PE family protein, translating to MPSYVIAVPETVAVASGDLAGIGEAIKGAAAAAAPWTTGTVAAAGDEVSAAIASLLGSYAQEFQQLAVQTSRFHTDFVRALAAAGAAYAAAEAANVSPLRALLQTAERLGIFAPVERLIGRPLFGNSAGTSNTSGAVGATQPSTLLGTGTNESLSGAVNYAATQALAAPATNGVTGVKSGFSFLQIPIGPSPFLGITIPQFNYPAPAHWYFPTQADGSVNATGTIYLQHGFGAIGWFYEPLAVQLAQQTNSVVVVPTVPSIPLPFGLWIGSPQMQQGVASLFLGSQTALNISANQAGYLGTLPQDFILSGHSAGGGLATIAAGDYLANLGTATNHLKGVVMFDGVANNATAFGAAVANLQSASVPVYVVAAPPQPWNAFGGTTNQLVSLYPNQFVGVEIVNGSHVDSMLGGNPIIDSAAQLLTGFSPPGATAAVYTLSSGWINDIYAGATPTSPMYGIYGPTGGYVAPGGQAIILGQAAGIVLPA from the coding sequence ATGCCGTCGTATGTGATCGCAGTACCCGAGACTGTCGCCGTAGCGTCGGGGGACTTGGCCGGGATCGGTGAGGCGATCAAGGGGGCCGCCGCTGCGGCCGCGCCCTGGACGACGGGAACTGTCGCGGCGGCCGGCGACGAGGTGTCCGCGGCGATCGCGAGTCTTTTGGGCAGCTACGCCCAAGAGTTTCAGCAGCTGGCCGTCCAAACGTCGCGATTTCACACCGACTTTGTGCGTGCGTTGGCTGCGGCCGGGGCCGCGTATGCGGCCGCCGAGGCCGCGAATGTGTCGCCGCTGCGCGCACTGCTGCAAACGGCCGAGAGGCTGGGGATTTTCGCACCCGTTGAGCGGCTGATCGGACGTCCGCTGTTCGGTAACAGCGCCGGGACCAGCAATACCAGCGGGGCCGTCGGCGCAACCCAGCCCAGCACGCTGCTCGGCACGGGCACCAACGAAAGCCTGTCCGGTGCGGTGAACTACGCCGCCACCCAAGCCCTCGCCGCCCCGGCCACGAACGGGGTGACCGGGGTCAAGTCAGGGTTCTCGTTCCTGCAAATTCCGATCGGCCCGTCCCCCTTCCTGGGCATTACGATTCCTCAGTTCAACTACCCCGCCCCGGCACACTGGTACTTCCCGACCCAGGCGGACGGTTCGGTCAACGCCACCGGCACCATCTATCTGCAGCACGGCTTCGGGGCAATAGGCTGGTTCTACGAGCCGCTGGCCGTCCAGTTGGCGCAGCAGACCAACAGCGTCGTGGTCGTTCCCACCGTGCCGTCAATTCCGTTGCCGTTCGGCCTATGGATCGGCAGCCCGCAGATGCAGCAAGGCGTGGCCTCGTTGTTCCTCGGCAGCCAGACAGCGCTGAACATCAGTGCTAACCAAGCCGGTTACCTGGGCACGCTACCGCAGGATTTCATCCTGTCCGGACACTCTGCCGGCGGCGGGCTCGCCACGATCGCCGCGGGCGATTACCTCGCGAACCTCGGGACGGCCACCAACCACCTGAAGGGTGTGGTGATGTTCGACGGGGTCGCCAACAACGCCACGGCTTTTGGGGCTGCGGTAGCCAACCTGCAGTCGGCGAGCGTCCCGGTCTATGTGGTGGCCGCGCCGCCACAGCCGTGGAACGCCTTCGGTGGCACCACCAATCAACTGGTCAGCCTGTACCCGAACCAGTTCGTCGGGGTCGAGATTGTCAACGGTTCGCATGTCGACTCAATGCTGGGCGGAAACCCGATCATCGACTCCGCCGCCCAGCTGCTGACCGGGTTCTCCCCGCCCGGCGCCACCGCGGCGGTGTACACCCTGTCGTCGGGCTGGATCAACGACATCTATGCCGGGGCGACCCCGACCAGCCCGATGTACGGGATCTACGGGCCCACGGGCGGCTATGTGGCTCCCGGCGGCCAGGCGATCATCCTGGGCCAGGCCGCCGGCATCGTCCTGCCGGCCTAA
- a CDS encoding lipid-transfer protein, protein MLSGKAAVVGIGATDFSKDSGRSELRLAAEAVLDALDDAGLSPADVDGLTTFTMDTNTEIAVARAVGIGELKFFSKIHYGGGAACATIQHAAMAVATGVADVVVAYRAFNERSGMRFGQVQTRLVGTAGAQADSTAADNSFSYPHGLSTPAAQVAMIARRYMHLSGATSRDFGVISVADRKHAANNPKAYFYQKPITIEDHQNSRWIAEPLRLLDCCQETDGAVAIVVTSAERARDLKQRPAVIEAASQGSSPDQYTMVSYYRPELDGLPEMGLVGRQLWAQSGLKPTDIQTAVLYDHFTPFTLIQLEELGFCGRGEAKDFIADGAIEVGGQLPINTHGGQLGEAYIHGMNGIAEGVRQLRGTSVNPVPDVEHVLVTAGTGVPTSGLILG, encoded by the coding sequence GTGTTGTCCGGTAAAGCCGCCGTCGTCGGCATCGGCGCCACCGACTTCTCGAAGGACTCCGGCCGAAGTGAGCTGCGGTTGGCGGCCGAGGCGGTGCTGGATGCGCTGGACGACGCCGGTTTGAGCCCTGCCGACGTCGACGGACTGACCACGTTCACGATGGACACGAATACCGAGATCGCGGTTGCACGCGCGGTGGGTATCGGTGAGCTGAAGTTCTTTTCCAAGATCCACTACGGCGGCGGCGCCGCCTGCGCGACCATCCAGCACGCGGCGATGGCCGTCGCGACCGGCGTGGCCGATGTGGTGGTGGCGTACCGGGCATTCAACGAGCGGTCCGGCATGCGGTTCGGCCAGGTGCAGACTCGGCTGGTGGGAACTGCGGGGGCGCAGGCTGATTCGACGGCAGCGGACAATTCATTCTCGTATCCGCACGGGCTTTCGACACCGGCGGCCCAGGTCGCCATGATCGCCAGGCGCTACATGCACCTGTCCGGTGCGACCAGCCGGGACTTCGGCGTGATCTCGGTGGCCGACCGCAAGCATGCTGCCAACAATCCGAAAGCCTACTTCTACCAGAAGCCGATAACCATTGAGGACCACCAGAATTCGCGGTGGATCGCCGAGCCGTTGCGGTTGCTGGACTGTTGCCAGGAGACCGATGGCGCGGTCGCGATCGTGGTGACCTCGGCTGAGCGGGCGCGGGATCTCAAGCAGCGCCCTGCGGTCATCGAGGCGGCCTCACAGGGCTCCAGCCCTGACCAGTACACGATGGTCAGCTACTACCGGCCCGAACTCGACGGCCTGCCGGAGATGGGCTTGGTGGGCCGGCAGCTGTGGGCGCAATCCGGCTTGAAGCCCACCGACATCCAGACCGCGGTGCTGTACGACCATTTCACCCCGTTCACCCTGATTCAGTTGGAGGAGTTGGGGTTCTGCGGCCGCGGCGAAGCCAAAGACTTCATCGCCGACGGCGCCATCGAGGTGGGTGGGCAGCTGCCGATCAACACCCACGGTGGCCAGCTCGGCGAGGCCTACATCCACGGAATGAACGGCATCGCCGAAGGAGTGCGGCAGCTGCGCGGCACGTCGGTGAACCCGGTGCCCGACGTCGAGCATGTCCTGGTTACCGCGGGGACGGGTGTGCCGACGTCCGGTCTGATTCTCGGTTAA
- a CDS encoding MaoC family dehydratase, protein MSAPVVAVGTQLPELKLYGDPTFIISTALATRDFQDVHHDRDKAQAKGSKDIFVNILTDTGLVQRYVTDWAGPSALIKSIGLRLGVPWYADDTVTFAGEVTAVDDGVVTVKVLGRNSLGDHVIATVKLTMGDA, encoded by the coding sequence ATGAGCGCGCCGGTTGTGGCTGTGGGCACGCAGCTGCCCGAGCTGAAACTGTATGGCGATCCCACGTTCATCATCTCGACAGCGTTGGCCACCCGGGACTTTCAGGATGTACACCATGACCGCGACAAAGCACAGGCCAAAGGGTCGAAGGACATCTTCGTCAACATCCTCACCGATACCGGGCTGGTGCAGCGTTACGTCACCGACTGGGCGGGGCCGTCGGCGCTGATCAAGTCGATCGGGTTGCGGCTCGGGGTGCCGTGGTACGCCGACGACACGGTGACGTTCGCCGGTGAGGTGACTGCTGTCGACGACGGCGTGGTCACGGTGAAGGTGTTGGGCCGCAACAGCCTTGGCGATCATGTGATCGCTACGGTGAAGCTGACGATGGGGGATGCGTAG
- a CDS encoding bifunctional MaoC family dehydratase N-terminal/OB-fold nucleic acid binding domain-containing protein, with protein sequence MTDIREAITQIKAAGSSKPRAARDPVNQPMINNWVEAIGDRNPIYVDDDAARAVGHPGIVAPPAMIQVWTMYGLGGQRPKDDPLGPVMKLFDDAGYIGVVATNCEQTYHRYLRPGEQVTITAELGDVVGPKQTALGEGWFVNQHTVWRVGDEDVAEMDWRILKFRPAASVGVAVPEDLDPDAMMRPSLSRDTAFFWEGVAAHELRIQRRPDGSLQHPPVPAVWQEPSASIDYAVSSGRGTVFSFVVHHAPKVPGRTVPFVIALVELEGGVRMLGELRNVDPSRVEIGMPVRATYIDFPAGDSGPEWTLYAWEPDA encoded by the coding sequence ATGACCGATATCCGGGAAGCCATCACGCAGATCAAGGCGGCCGGCAGCAGTAAGCCGCGCGCCGCCCGGGACCCGGTGAACCAGCCGATGATCAACAACTGGGTGGAGGCCATCGGCGACCGCAACCCCATCTACGTCGATGACGACGCCGCTCGGGCCGTCGGCCATCCGGGGATTGTCGCGCCCCCGGCGATGATTCAGGTCTGGACGATGTACGGGCTTGGCGGGCAACGACCCAAGGACGACCCGCTGGGTCCGGTCATGAAGCTGTTCGACGACGCCGGCTATATCGGCGTGGTGGCCACCAACTGTGAGCAGACCTATCACCGGTACCTACGCCCGGGCGAGCAGGTCACCATCACCGCCGAACTGGGTGACGTTGTCGGGCCCAAGCAGACCGCGCTCGGGGAAGGCTGGTTCGTCAACCAGCACACCGTCTGGCGCGTCGGCGACGAGGACGTCGCCGAGATGGATTGGCGTATCTTGAAATTCAGGCCAGCTGCGTCGGTTGGCGTCGCGGTCCCCGAAGATCTGGATCCCGATGCGATGATGCGGCCGTCGTTGTCGCGCGACACTGCGTTCTTCTGGGAAGGCGTTGCGGCTCACGAGTTGCGCATCCAACGGCGGCCCGACGGCAGCCTGCAGCATCCGCCGGTTCCGGCGGTGTGGCAGGAGCCTTCCGCGTCGATCGACTACGCAGTGTCCAGCGGTCGTGGCACGGTGTTCAGCTTCGTGGTGCACCACGCACCCAAGGTGCCCGGCCGCACAGTGCCTTTCGTGATCGCGCTGGTTGAGCTCGAGGGAGGCGTGCGCATGCTGGGTGAGCTGCGCAACGTCGACCCGTCACGAGTGGAGATCGGAATGCCGGTTCGCGCGACGTATATCGATTTCCCAGCTGGTGACTCCGGCCCGGAGTGGACCCTGTACGCCTGGGAGCCGGACGCATGA